One genomic segment of Intestinimonas butyriciproducens includes these proteins:
- a CDS encoding helix-turn-helix domain-containing protein has translation MFGERFRRLRKEKGEAQTAIAQVLGVTVTQISDMENGKTMTTLEKLTIICQHYHVSADYLLGLTDDPAPHGRKEP, from the coding sequence ATGTTTGGGGAACGATTTCGCCGGCTTCGGAAGGAAAAAGGAGAAGCGCAGACGGCCATCGCGCAGGTCTTGGGGGTGACTGTGACCCAAATCAGCGATATGGAAAATGGGAAGACCATGACGACGCTGGAAAAGCTTACAATCATTTGCCAGCACTATCATGTCTCGGCAGACTATCTGCTGGGCCTGACCGACGATCCGGCGCCCCACGGGAGAAAAGAACCATAG
- the miaA gene encoding tRNA (adenosine(37)-N6)-dimethylallyltransferase MiaA codes for MGVALNILVICGPTASGKTALAVELALLLGGEVVSADSMQIYRGMDIGTAKPTPEEMRGVPHHMLDVADPAEDYSVARYVRAASACVDDILSRGRLPIVAGGTGLYIDNLVAGREFASFTGRWRERLQARAREEGLPVLYEELRRVDPQRAERLPLSDEKRILRALEVWYETGETITDHDRRTAQLPPRYRALRIGLDFAQRPDLWARIDARVDEMMDRGLEGEVRRLLSAGVPEGCTAMQAIGYKEFAAALRGEEPLSDAVAAVKLRSRQYAKRQRTWFRRNRDTNWIFWEKSPDLAAARQKATAFLEDFGLS; via the coding sequence ATGGGAGTGGCCCTGAACATCCTTGTCATCTGCGGCCCGACCGCCTCGGGCAAGACCGCCCTGGCGGTGGAGCTGGCCCTGCTGCTGGGAGGCGAGGTGGTCTCCGCCGACTCCATGCAGATCTACCGCGGCATGGACATCGGCACCGCCAAGCCCACCCCGGAGGAGATGCGGGGGGTGCCCCACCACATGCTGGACGTGGCCGACCCGGCGGAGGACTATTCCGTGGCCCGGTATGTCCGGGCGGCCTCTGCCTGTGTGGACGACATCCTCTCCCGGGGGCGGCTGCCCATTGTGGCCGGGGGCACCGGGCTCTACATCGACAACCTGGTGGCCGGACGGGAATTTGCCTCCTTTACGGGCCGGTGGCGGGAGCGTCTCCAGGCCAGGGCACGGGAGGAGGGCCTGCCTGTCCTCTATGAGGAGCTGCGGCGGGTGGACCCCCAGCGGGCGGAGCGGCTCCCCCTCAGCGATGAAAAGCGCATTCTCCGGGCTCTGGAGGTCTGGTACGAGACTGGGGAGACCATCACCGACCACGACCGCCGGACCGCCCAGCTTCCCCCCAGGTACCGCGCCCTGCGGATCGGCCTGGACTTCGCCCAGCGCCCCGACCTGTGGGCGCGCATTGACGCCCGGGTGGACGAGATGATGGACCGGGGGCTGGAGGGGGAGGTCCGCAGGCTGCTCTCCGCCGGTGTGCCGGAGGGCTGTACGGCCATGCAGGCCATCGGCTATAAGGAGTTTGCCGCCGCCCTTCGGGGGGAGGAGCCCCTGTCCGACGCGGTGGCGGCGGTGAAGCTCCGCTCCCGGCAGTACGCCAAGCGGCAGCGCACCTGGTTCCGGCGGAACCGGGATACGAACTGGATCTTTTGGGAAAAATCGCCCGACCTTGCAGCGGCGCGACAGAAAGCGACAGCATTTCTGGAAGATTTTGGATTATCATAG
- the hfq gene encoding RNA chaperone Hfq — protein sequence MQNKINLQDNFLTRARRGKLNVTVFLMNGYQLRGVIAGFDPFVVVLMTDNKQQVIYKHAISTIVPERALELEAAVD from the coding sequence ATGCAGAACAAAATCAATCTCCAGGACAACTTTCTCACCCGCGCCCGCCGGGGCAAGCTGAACGTAACGGTCTTTTTGATGAACGGCTACCAGCTCCGGGGGGTCATCGCCGGATTCGACCCCTTTGTGGTGGTGCTCATGACCGACAACAAGCAGCAGGTCATCTACAAGCACGCCATCTCCACCATCGTGCCCGAGCGGGCCCTGGAACTGGAGGCGGCGGTGGACTGA
- a CDS encoding HlyD family efflux transporter periplasmic adaptor subunit, with product MKQGTVLTRAVMLLLFAVVCAYFAVAAWQSFHQSEYTMATYAYTVDDAVEATGLLVRQEEVILSGQAAAIVNVIPDQGEKVNAGGTVAYLYRDEAALERKRELRTLELEREQLIYSLQRGDTGWDNARLDQSIVDAMVGLKTSAAYGDLTGLEDQVLSFKSLVIRRGASSAGGTADIQAKVEEIDAQRAALQAAAGQDTTPIRVDKSGSFSAVADGYEALLTPDMLSTLTVSDLTALLVRKPEAPEGAVGKLITSSTWYFTAALPVKTAERLVEGRSVKVRFSRDWSGEVSMTIERVGEEEDGKCPVVLSSSRSLADTSLLRKQTVDIIFSSTTGIRVPKKAVRDGLVTSTDPETQAEVTTRVIGVYVLTGAQSEFKQVEILADDGDFYLVRASLPDNPTELQIKKAFRAGDEVIVSSEEIYDGKVILAPR from the coding sequence ATGAAGCAAGGCACCGTTCTCACCCGCGCCGTCATGCTGCTGCTCTTTGCCGTGGTGTGCGCTTATTTCGCGGTGGCCGCCTGGCAGAGCTTTCACCAGAGCGAGTACACCATGGCCACCTACGCCTACACGGTGGACGACGCCGTGGAGGCCACCGGGCTCCTGGTGCGGCAGGAGGAGGTCATTCTCTCCGGGCAGGCGGCGGCCATCGTGAATGTGATCCCCGACCAGGGGGAAAAGGTGAACGCGGGGGGAACGGTCGCCTATCTCTATCGGGACGAGGCGGCCTTGGAGCGCAAGCGGGAGCTGCGGACCCTGGAGCTGGAGCGGGAACAGCTCATCTACTCCCTCCAGCGGGGGGACACGGGCTGGGACAACGCCCGGCTGGACCAGAGCATCGTGGACGCGATGGTAGGGCTCAAGACCTCCGCCGCCTATGGGGATCTCACCGGCCTGGAGGACCAGGTCCTCTCCTTCAAGAGCCTGGTCATCCGGCGGGGGGCCTCCTCCGCCGGCGGCACGGCGGACATCCAGGCCAAGGTGGAGGAGATCGACGCCCAGCGCGCGGCGCTCCAGGCCGCGGCGGGACAGGACACCACCCCCATCCGGGTGGACAAGTCCGGCAGCTTTTCCGCCGTGGCGGACGGGTACGAGGCCCTGCTCACGCCGGATATGCTCTCCACCCTCACCGTCTCCGATCTGACCGCGCTGCTGGTCCGGAAACCGGAGGCGCCGGAGGGCGCGGTGGGAAAGCTCATCACCAGCTCCACCTGGTACTTCACCGCCGCCCTGCCCGTAAAGACGGCGGAGCGGCTGGTGGAAGGGCGCTCCGTGAAGGTGCGCTTTTCCCGGGATTGGTCCGGCGAGGTGAGCATGACCATAGAGCGGGTGGGCGAGGAGGAGGACGGAAAGTGCCCGGTGGTGCTCTCGTCCAGCCGGAGCCTGGCGGATACCAGCCTTTTGCGGAAACAGACGGTGGACATCATATTCAGCAGCACCACCGGCATCCGCGTGCCCAAAAAGGCGGTGCGGGACGGACTGGTGACCTCCACCGACCCGGAGACACAGGCCGAGGTCACCACCCGGGTCATCGGAGTCTATGTCCTCACCGGCGCCCAGTCGGAATTCAAGCAGGTGGAGATCCTGGCGGACGACGGGGACTTTTATCTCGTCCGGGCCTCTCTGCCGGACAACCCCACCGAGCTTCAGATCAAAAAGGCCTTCCGGGCCGGGGACGAGGTGATCGTCTCCTCGGAAGAGATCTACGACGGCAAGGTCATCCTTGCCCCCAGATAG